The following coding sequences lie in one Spinacia oleracea cultivar Varoflay chromosome 1, BTI_SOV_V1, whole genome shotgun sequence genomic window:
- the LOC130466203 gene encoding WAT1-related protein At5g40230-like: MWEIKIFGIIVAMEVVFVGSNTITKAAMAQGMSNNVYITYTHAISLFILAPTTFLYHRKTPPPPIRCSTILRIFLLAIISYGCSMFFYAGIRNSSPTLASATSNLSLAFTFIIAIIFRMEILNLSSKSSIVKLIGTIVSISGAFVVIFYKGLPIIAFPSPNTPSLDVQLQTQPNWIVGGMFLSISCILVSFIYVTKTWIARDFPSEVLITLITFFFETILAAIVTVIAEKDSSVWTPNYGIELTAILFGAVTVSMLYIVDIWLCRVKGPVFVAMFKPLQMIIAVIMGVCFLGDVLHLGSVIGGMIIALGFYTLMKGKAEEEILKNDIIDNANRLTYNSIEESSHPLKIPMLHDQKHGCIIVFSSNSPNYLSFR; this comes from the exons ATGTGGGAAATAAAGATATTTGGAATAATAGTGGCAATGGAAGTGGTGTTTGTGGGTTCAAATACAATTACAAAAGCAGCTATGGCTCAAGGAATGAGCAACAATGTTTACATTACTTACACTCATGCCATCTCTCTATTCATTCTTGCTCCCACCACTTTCCTCTACCACAG GAAAACACCGCCTCCTCCTATTAGATGTTCTACAATTTTGCGGATATTCTTGCTTGCAATTATCAG CTATGGTTGTTCTATGTTCTTCTATGCTGGAATTCGTAATAGCTCACCGACACTTGCATCAGCAACAAGTAATCTCTCCCTTGCTTTCACTTTCATTATAGCCATAATATTCAG gatgGAGATATTGAACCTAAGTTCAAAAAGTAGCATAGTTAAGTTAATAGGAACAATAGTATCAATTAGTGGAGCATTCGTTGTGATCTTCTACAAAGGACTCCCAATTATTGCATTCCCTTCACCAAACACGCCATCTCTTGATGTTCAACTTCAAACTCAACCAAATTGGATTGTTGGAGGGATGTTTCTCTCTATAAGTTGCATACTTGTCTCGTTTATATATGTTACAAAG ACTTGGATTGCGAGGGACTTCCCTTCAGAGGTGCTAATAACACTAATTACTTTCTTCTTTGAGACTATATTGGCAGCCATTGTTACTGTTATTGCAGAAAAGGATTCAAGTGTTTGGACACCAAACTATGGTATCGAATTGACAGCTATTCTGTTTGGG GCTGTAACAGTTAGTATGTTATATATTGTTGATATATGGTTATGTAGAGTGAAAGGTCCGGTATTTGTAGCAATGTTTAAGCCACTTCAAATGATTATAGCAGTTATCATGGGAGTTTGTTTCCTCGGAGATGTTCTGCATCTTGGGAG TGTGATCGGAGGAATGATCATAGCGCTTGGATTCTATACGTTGATGAAGGGAAAAGCTGAGGAAGAGATACTTAAAAATGATATCATCGACAATGCAAATAGATTGACATACAATAGCATAGAAGAGTCGTCACATCCTCTAAAAATCCCTATGTTACATGACCAAAAGCATGGATGCATAATTGTTTTCTCTTCAAATTCACCCAATTACTTATCTTTTCGATAA
- the LOC110782851 gene encoding WAT1-related protein At3g28050-like, with protein sequence MEILNLRAQSSILKLIGTVISISGAFVIIFYQGLPIIVFHSPTNPSLNSHVQHQTQPNWMVGGMFLSISCILVSFVYVTKTWIVRDFPSEVLITLITFFFKTIVAATVTFIAESDPSVWTPRIGVELIAILFGAVTASILYMVSVWLCRVKGPVFVAMFIPLQMIIAVIMGVSFLGDVLHLGSVIGGSIIAVGFYTVMKGKAEEEMRKKDDENRLTYIIEEESHSLKIPMLHAKSMDVIVDP encoded by the exons atgGAGATATTGAACTTAAGAGCACAAAGTAGCATACTTAAGTTAATAGGAACCGTAATCTCTATTAGTGGAGCATTTGTTATAATCTTTTACCAAGGTCTCCCAATCATTGTATTCCATTCACCAACCAACCCATCTCTCAATTCTCATGTTCAACATCAAACTCAACCAAATTGGATGGTTGGAGGGATGTTTCTTTCTATAAGTTGCATACTTGTTTCGTTCGTGTATGTTACAAAG ACTTGGATTGTGAGGGACTTCCCTTCGGAGGTGCTAATCACACTAATTACTTTCTTCTTTAAGACTATAGTGGCAGCAACCGTTACTTTTATTGCAGAAAGTGATCCAAGTGTTTGGACACCAAGAATTGGTGTCGAATTGATAGCTATTCTCTTTGGG GCTGTAACAGCTAGTATATTGTATATGGTTAGTGTATGGTTGTGTAGAGTGAAGGGACCAGTATTTGTAGCAATGTTTATACCACTTCAAATGATAATCGCTGTCATTATGGGAGTTTCTTTCTTAGGAGATGTTCTACATCTTGGGAG TGTGATCGGAGGATCGATAATAGCAGTTGGATTCTACACGGTGATGAAGGGGAAAGCTGAAGAAGAGATGCGTAAAAAAGATGATGAAAATAGATTGACATATATCATAGAAGAAGAGTCACATTCTCTAAAAATCCCTATGTTACATGCCAAGAGTATGGATGTCATAGTCGACCCTTAG